A genomic window from Parasteatoda tepidariorum isolate YZ-2023 chromosome 10, CAS_Ptep_4.0, whole genome shotgun sequence includes:
- the LOC122273833 gene encoding uncharacterized protein, translated as MELPVNIWKEIPLATKPNLVESMPRRVAAVIVAKGVSCPVTFFLIVYYSVIAALNSEVLTYVSDIVLSPPEQDKYNILKARLISEFSDSEQKRIKALLSELTLGDDKPSHLLRKMRNLAGRKLSYDFLKTLWLQRLPQSAQAIISISEGNLDKLSVMVDKILEISPNNPNEIHADRNHNFNFELMVNRSCLSAPGGFQMQIVCVWSYTTPLICAAVGCSNAKAGCKEKKVSYHKFPLGNKSLLKEWLARMKREGFNPTQYSQQCSEHFEEECLTYQPFSNRRFFKPDAASTKFEHNQHEPKRKRNTYQFQPAYEPDDTVEDATFKAVSVQTDESVFTCLLDSLNLAGEKIEELENLLASKTFCYQVLSKDNILFNSVTGFTPTVFDTVFNFLMLTELKDSCTVSAKDKFFIFLVRIKSSDN; from the exons ATGGAACTTCCTGTTAACATTTGGAAGGAAATTCCTCTTGCCACTAAACCTAATTTAGTGGAAAGCATGCCCAGAAGGGTTGCAGCTGTGATCGTAGCCAAAGGAG TGTCGTGTCCCGTCACTTTCTTCCTAATAGTGTATTACAGCGTCATCGCCGCGCTAAATTCAGAGGTTTTAACTTACGTAAGCGATATCGTCCTAAGCCCACCCGAGCAagataaatataacattttaaaggcTCGCTTAATTTCTGAGTTTTCAGATTCAGAACAAAAGAGAATCAAAGCTTTGTTATCCGAACTTACATTGGGGGATGATAAACCATCCCACTTACTAAGGAAAATGCGAAATCTTGCCGGTAGAAAATtgagttatgattttttaaaaacattatggtTACAACGTCTCCCACAATCTGCTCAAgctattatttcaatttcagaagGAAATTTAGATAAACTTAGCGTTatggtagacaaaattttagaGATTTCACCTAACAACCCAAATGAAATTCATGCAGACAGAAACCACAACTTCAACTTCGAACTTATGGTTAACC GTTCCTGCCTCTCTGCGCCTGGAGGTTTCCAGATGCAGATAGTCTGTGTCTGGA gttACACTACGCCTTTAATCTGTGCTGCTGTTGGGTGCTCGAATGCCAAAGCAGGGTGTAAAGAGAAGAAAGTGTCATATCATAAATTTCCTCTGGGTAACAAAAGCTTGTTAAAGGAATGGTTGGCAAGAATGAAAAGAGAAGGTTTCAATCCAACTCAGTACTCCCAGCAATGTTCTGAGCATTTTGAAGAAGAATGTTTAACATATCAACCCTTTTCAAATAGAAGATTCTTCAAACCTGATGCAGCCTcaacaaaatttgaacataatCAACATGAGCCAAAGAGGAAACGTAACACCTACCAATTtca GCCTGCTTATGAACCAGATGACACAGTGGAAGATGCTACATTTAAAGCTGTCAGCGTGCAGACAGATGAAAGTGTTTTTACTTGTTTACTAGACAGTTTGAATCTTGCTGGGGAAAAAATTGAAGAACTAGAAAATTTGCTAGCTAGCAAAACGTTTTGTTATCAAGTTTTGAGCAaagataatattctttttaactcGGTAACTGGATTTACACCAACTGTTTTTGATAcagtctttaattttttaatgctaacaGAACTCAAAGATAGTTGCACTGTTTCAGCGAaagacaaatttttcatttttttagttcgAATTAAATCTAGTGACAATTGA